The DNA segment TCTCATCTGTGGTGTTGATTTCCCGATAGGACCTGACAAAGCCATGGGATCCCGCGCCGGCACCAATAACCACAATCCGCTGAAAATCCTTTTTGTATTTCTCTATGTGCACCGCACAATATTTAAAATCCGGCTCTTTTGATAGCGGGTCAATAATGGTGCTGGTAATGTTGTTGGCGCGGTTCAGGTCGCTACCCAGAATTTTTCCCCAGTGCATCGGAAGAAAGACTACACCTTGTTTTATCGTTGCGGTTACTTTTGCTTTTACCTGCACTTCTCCGCGTCTGGACCTGACCACGAGGACCTGTTGATCTGCAACATCGAGCAATACGGCATCCGCAGGATGAATTTCGAGGAAGGCATGTTTAATGTGCTGCTTCAGTTTGCTTACTTTTCCGGTTTTCGACATGGTATGCCATTGATCGCGGACCCTTCCCGTGGTTAAAATGAAAGGGAAGTCCTCATCAGGTAGTTCGCTTTTCAGCTCATCAGAAGGACTGTGCAGGATGGCTTTTTTTGAAGGGGTAGGAAACAGGTGGTTGGTAAAAAGTCGTTTTGTGCCTTTTCCTGTTTTCTTGTAGTATGGCCATTGTATGGTCTTACTGTCGTCAATCTGCTGGTAATCTAATCCGCTGATATTGATGCTGGTTCTGTAGGTGAGCTTTGCATGTTCTTTGTAGATGTCTTCCATGGATTTGTACTCAAAACCCTTGTAGCCCATTTTTGTAGCAAAGCGGCAGATGATCTCTGCATCGGGCAAAGCTTCTCCGGGGGGATTGATCACTTTTTGCAGGTGGCTGATTCTTCTTTCGGAATTGGTCATGGTGCCTTCCTTTTCTGTCCATGCCGCTGCGGGTAAAATCACATCGGCATAGGCCAGGGTTTCGGCCTTATCTGTAATTTCCTGTACGACCAGATATTTTGCCTTTTTTAAGGCCTGCTCTGCAAATCTTGCATTGGGCAGGCTGGTTAAAGGATTGGTGCACAGGATCCATATGGCTTTCAGTCTTCCGTCATTTAACGCTTCAAACATTTCAGTTGCGGTTAATCCGGATTTATCGGAAATGGTGCCGCCTCCCCAGAATTTTTGTACTTCCAGCCGATGTGCTTCATTGTTCAGGTCCCGGTGTGCGGGCAATAGATTTGCCAGGCCGCCAACTTCACGACCACCCATGGCATTGGGCTGACCGGTTAGGGAAAAAGGACCAGAGCCTGGTTTTCCGATATGGCCTGTAATCAGGTTCAGGTTAATCAGACTCAGGTTTTTATTTACCCCTATGGAACTTTGGTTTAGTCCCATTGTCCACAGGCTGAGAAATCCTTTGGCATCGGCAATATAACTTGCCGCCAGTTCTATTTCAGCCAGCGTAAGTCCGCAGATCAACGCAGCTTCTGCTAAGGTTCTTTCGAACACCCTTTTCCGATAGTCCTCAAAACCACTTGTATGCAGGTTGATGAAATCGATGTCTATATTTCCTTTTTCAATGAGCGCTCTTCCAATGGCATAATTCAGGGTAACATCAGTGCCGGGATGGAGTTGAAGGTGAAGGTCCGCGAGTCCACAGGAATCTGTTACCCTTGGGTCGGCTATGATCAGTTTGACTTCAGGGTTTGCTGCTTTATGGGCTTCGATCCGACGCCAGAGGATGGGATGACACCATGCCGGATTGGCCCCGGTTACGAAAAAGCAATCGGCCAGTTCAATGTCTTCATAACAAACAGGTACACTGTCTTCTCCCAGGGCCATTTTGTAGGCGGTAACGGCGCTGCTCATACATAAGCGGGAATTGGTATCTATATTGTTGCTGCCAATAAAGCCTTTGATCAGTTTATTAATGACATAGTATTCTTCGGTAAGGCATTGACCGGAAGCATAAAAAGCGACAGAATCGGGGCCGTATTTATCAATAAAAGTCTTAAATACTGCTGCGGTACGAGTCAGCGCATCATCCCAGCTTACCCTTTGCATAGGCATGCTTTTGCCATAGCGCATTTGCGGATAAAGCAAACGGTCACTTTTGTCATTTACGGTATATTGAAGATTGAGCCCTTTGCTACAGAGCATACCCCGGTTTACCGGGTGATCAGTATCGCCTTCAACAGTGACGTTATCGTTTTTATCCAGCGTTACTTTCACGCCACAGCCCACCCCGCAATAACAACAGGTGCTGGTAAATACTTTATTTGTCTGCGCTGGCATATGTTGAGGTTAAGCTTGTAACAGTTCGGGTTTGATGGTTTCCCTCTTTGCGGAGCCTTTGACCTGGAATTTTGTGATAAAGACCATCAGTCCGATCACGGCTACCCCAATGCCGATATAATGAAAGGCGTCTGCATAGGTCAGGTGTTCTGATTTAAACAGGAAGCCAACCAGCATTGCCCCAATGTTTCCGCCGGCACCTACAATGCCGCTTACCGTTCCAATGGACTCTTTATTGATAAATGGCACAATTCCGTAAGTTCCTCCGTTGGCCATTTTAAGAAAAAGTGCAAAAAATAACATGGCGGCGATGGCCATGCCAAGGGTTTGTGATTGCGCAAACAGACTGATCCCAATTCCTTCAAGAACCAGCAGCGCACCCAGTAACAATCCTTTTCCGCGTAAG comes from the Pedobacter sp. FW305-3-2-15-E-R2A2 genome and includes:
- a CDS encoding molybdopterin-dependent oxidoreductase, with the protein product MPAQTNKVFTSTCCYCGVGCGVKVTLDKNDNVTVEGDTDHPVNRGMLCSKGLNLQYTVNDKSDRLLYPQMRYGKSMPMQRVSWDDALTRTAAVFKTFIDKYGPDSVAFYASGQCLTEEYYVINKLIKGFIGSNNIDTNSRLCMSSAVTAYKMALGEDSVPVCYEDIELADCFFVTGANPAWCHPILWRRIEAHKAANPEVKLIIADPRVTDSCGLADLHLQLHPGTDVTLNYAIGRALIEKGNIDIDFINLHTSGFEDYRKRVFERTLAEAALICGLTLAEIELAASYIADAKGFLSLWTMGLNQSSIGVNKNLSLINLNLITGHIGKPGSGPFSLTGQPNAMGGREVGGLANLLPAHRDLNNEAHRLEVQKFWGGGTISDKSGLTATEMFEALNDGRLKAIWILCTNPLTSLPNARFAEQALKKAKYLVVQEITDKAETLAYADVILPAAAWTEKEGTMTNSERRISHLQKVINPPGEALPDAEIICRFATKMGYKGFEYKSMEDIYKEHAKLTYRTSINISGLDYQQIDDSKTIQWPYYKKTGKGTKRLFTNHLFPTPSKKAILHSPSDELKSELPDEDFPFILTTGRVRDQWHTMSKTGKVSKLKQHIKHAFLEIHPADAVLLDVADQQVLVVRSRRGEVQVKAKVTATIKQGVVFLPMHWGKILGSDLNRANNITSTIIDPLSKEPDFKYCAVHIEKYKKDFQRIVVIGAGAGSHGFVRSYREINTTDEITVFSTENLPFYNRVMLPDYISGTQKWEQLIKMKDEEEPAYNISHLRGIGIEAINREKKYVRDVTGRKTPYDVLVMATGSRATLPKNAPSLPGIFTMRNRNDADNFKKHIPKNAHVAIVGGGLLGLEMAASLRETGVQITIIQRVSRFLNRQLDPLGSQLLHEEMVDQGCDIYYNDEVQIYYGRSKLTGIELKSGRRINCDAVILAIGTTPNIELARECGLDCKRGVLVNERLQTSDPSVYAIGEIAEFEGTLYGITAAAEQQAEVVAKFHNGDISTYYQGSLFMNIIKIHGFDLCSIGLSECPDQVNYEEIVFIDKAKRYYKKCIIHQDKLVGTILIGDKSEFLEFRDLIANKTELSDKRLQLLRSGKKNDPVSGKLVCSCNNVGVGNLQKKIASGCLDLGQLCEATGAGMGCGSCKPEVKLILQEALQKQLPEKIS